From the Malus domestica chromosome 17, GDT2T_hap1 genome, one window contains:
- the LOC103406000 gene encoding nicastrin isoform X1, whose product MVMKFLQLLFLLSFQLRLSFSEILGHTSKMESVPDLQSSMYMTLDGYPCVRLLNLSGEIGCSNPGREKVVAPIIRLTNATELSQLSAVLLSVDEIQSFLARMLNDSNFAKNVAGVLVESRPELQNQLKVLLVLRVGFSPAQKFPQSEFAPYTSINYEWNPTGSGIMWNPYNFPVFLLSQTSTLTMQEAAIKNQKSKKSYTDDVAEFDLVMQTTKSGTHDSESCLKENTCLPLGGYSVWSSLPPINISSPEHSKPIILVLTSMDSASFFRDKALGADSPISGLISLLAAVDALSRADDLDGFNKQLVFAVFTGEAWGYLGSRRFLLELDLQSNAVSGLNYSLIEKVVEIGSVGKGLNQGAKNFFIHTTGVSSSTNETLDAVRRAQDSVKSENITISSANASNPGIPPSSLMTFLRKNSLTSGVVLEDFDNVFTNKFYHSHLDDLSNINSSSIAAAASLVARALYILASDTKNLSSSALTSINVNASLVEELVGCLVDCEPGLSCDLVKSYISPANTCPSHYVGVILDEPSSTPDLGYVGDISRFVWNFLAERTSIPKENASSVCTQDCSNDGEVCIRAETEGKGVCVVSTTRYVPAYSTRLKFESGGTWTVLPPNNSDPMGLLDAVWTESNWDVIGLRVYTVQNSSFDRLVLLGSIAVTVLAYLAIVIFKGCVTKALKRD is encoded by the exons AAATTTTAGGACATACAAGCAAGATGGAGTCAGTTCCTGATCTTCAGAGTTCAATGTATATGACACTTGATGGATATCCTTGTGTACGGCTACTCAATCTTTCTGGGGAGATTGGTTGTTCAA ATCCTGGAAGAGAGAAGGTTGTCGCTCCGATTATAAGATTGACCAATGCTACTGAGTTGTCTCAGTTATCTGCAGTTCTGTTGTCAGTGGatgaaattcaaagttttcttgCCAG AATGTTGAATGATTCAAATTTTGCTAAAAATGTTGCTGGTGTCTTGGTTGAATCCAGACCTGAGTTGCAAAATCAGTTGAAAG TGCTTCTGGTCTTGCGTGTAGGATTCTCTCCAGCTCAAAAGTTCCCACAATCTGAATTTGCTCCTTACACTAGCATCAACTATGAATGGAACCCAACT GGCTCTGGTATAATGTGGAACCCATATAACTTTCCTGTATTCTTACTCTCGCAGACTAGCACATTGACCATGCAGGAG GCTGCCATAAAGAATCAGAAGAGCAAGAAATCTTATACTGATGATGTGGCTGAGTTTGATCTGGTAATGCAG ACAACGAAATCTGGGACTCATGATTCCGAATCTTGTCTAAAGGAAAACACTTGCCTTCCCTTAGGTGGATACAG TGTTTGGTCATCACTTCCCCCAATCAACATTTCATCACCAGAACACTCCAAGCCCATTATACTTGTACTGACGTCAATGGATTCAGCTTCTTTTTTCCGTGATAAAGCACTCGGTGCCGACTCTCCTATATCT GGGCTGATTTCATTGCTGGCCGCAGTTGATGCACTTTCTCGTGCGGATGATCTGGATGGCTTCAATAAACAG CTTGTTTTCGCTGTTTTCACTGGAGAGGCCTGGGGCTATCTTGGTAGCAGGAGATTTTTGCTTGAACTTGATCTGCAGTCTAATGCTGTTAGTGGTCTTAATTACTCATTGATTGAGAAG GTTGTGGAAATTGGATCTGTCGGAAAGGGCCTGAACCAAGGAGCTAAGAACTTTTTCATTCATACAACTGGG GTTTCATCTTCCACAAATGAGACATTGGACGCTGTGAGGCGTGCCCAAGATTCTGTCAAGTCTGAAAACATTACGATCTCGTCTGCAAATGCTTCAAATCCTGGGATACCTCCATCCTccttgatgacttttctgagaAAG AACTCTCTAACCTCTGGGGTTGTGTTAGAAGATTTTGATAATGTCTTCACCAACAAGTTCTACCACAGTCACCTTGATGATTTAT CAAATATCAACTCATCATCCATTGCGGCAGCTGCTTCCCTTGTAGCACGTGCCCTTTACATTCTTGCAAGTGACACCAAAAATTTAAGCAGTTCTGCTCTGACGTCTATCAACGTGAATGCTTCACTAGTTGAAGAACTAGTGGGTTGCCTGGTGGACTGTGAGCCAGGTCTTTCTTGTGATCTAGTGAAAAGCTATATATCACCAGCCAATACCTGCCCGAGCCATTATGTTGGCGTTATCCTTGATGAACCTTCCTCCACACCTGATCTGGGATACGTTGGTGACATTTCAAGGTTCGTTTGGAACTTCCTGGCCGAAAGAACTTCTATTCCGAAGGAAAATGCGAGCTCTGTTTGTACTCAAGACTGCAGTAATGATGGTGAAGTATGTATTAGAGCAGAAACAGAGGGAAAGGGTGTCTGTGTTGTCTCCACAACCAG ATATGTTCCGGCATACTCAACACGGTTGAAATTTGAATCTGGTGGAACGTGGACTGTGTTGCCTCCGAATAACTCTGACCCCATGGGGCTGTTGGACGCTGTTTGGACAGAGAGCAACTGGGATGTGATCGGGCTTCGGGTCTACACTGTCCAAAATTCTTCTTTCGATCGTCTCGTCTTGCTCGGGAGCATTGCTGTTACAGTCTTGGCTTACCTTGCAATAGTGATTTTCAAGGGCTGCGTGACGAAGGCTTTAAAACGCGATTGA
- the LOC103406000 gene encoding nicastrin isoform X4: MVMKFLQLLFLLSFQLRLSFSGHTSKMESVPDLQSSMYMTLDGYPCVRLLNLSGEIGCSNPGREKVVAPIIRLTNATELSQLSAVLLSVDEIQSFLARMLNDSNFAKNVAGVLVESRPELQNQLKGFSPAQKFPQSEFAPYTSINYEWNPTGSGIMWNPYNFPVFLLSQTSTLTMQEAAIKNQKSKKSYTDDVAEFDLVMQTTKSGTHDSESCLKENTCLPLGGYSVWSSLPPINISSPEHSKPIILVLTSMDSASFFRDKALGADSPISGLISLLAAVDALSRADDLDGFNKQLVFAVFTGEAWGYLGSRRFLLELDLQSNAVSGLNYSLIEKVVEIGSVGKGLNQGAKNFFIHTTGVSSSTNETLDAVRRAQDSVKSENITISSANASNPGIPPSSLMTFLRKNSLTSGVVLEDFDNVFTNKFYHSHLDDLSNINSSSIAAAASLVARALYILASDTKNLSSSALTSINVNASLVEELVGCLVDCEPGLSCDLVKSYISPANTCPSHYVGVILDEPSSTPDLGYVGDISRFVWNFLAERTSIPKENASSVCTQDCSNDGEVCIRAETEGKGVCVVSTTRYVPAYSTRLKFESGGTWTVLPPNNSDPMGLLDAVWTESNWDVIGLRVYTVQNSSFDRLVLLGSIAVTVLAYLAIVIFKGCVTKALKRD; the protein is encoded by the exons GACATACAAGCAAGATGGAGTCAGTTCCTGATCTTCAGAGTTCAATGTATATGACACTTGATGGATATCCTTGTGTACGGCTACTCAATCTTTCTGGGGAGATTGGTTGTTCAA ATCCTGGAAGAGAGAAGGTTGTCGCTCCGATTATAAGATTGACCAATGCTACTGAGTTGTCTCAGTTATCTGCAGTTCTGTTGTCAGTGGatgaaattcaaagttttcttgCCAG AATGTTGAATGATTCAAATTTTGCTAAAAATGTTGCTGGTGTCTTGGTTGAATCCAGACCTGAGTTGCAAAATCAGTTGAAAG GATTCTCTCCAGCTCAAAAGTTCCCACAATCTGAATTTGCTCCTTACACTAGCATCAACTATGAATGGAACCCAACT GGCTCTGGTATAATGTGGAACCCATATAACTTTCCTGTATTCTTACTCTCGCAGACTAGCACATTGACCATGCAGGAG GCTGCCATAAAGAATCAGAAGAGCAAGAAATCTTATACTGATGATGTGGCTGAGTTTGATCTGGTAATGCAG ACAACGAAATCTGGGACTCATGATTCCGAATCTTGTCTAAAGGAAAACACTTGCCTTCCCTTAGGTGGATACAG TGTTTGGTCATCACTTCCCCCAATCAACATTTCATCACCAGAACACTCCAAGCCCATTATACTTGTACTGACGTCAATGGATTCAGCTTCTTTTTTCCGTGATAAAGCACTCGGTGCCGACTCTCCTATATCT GGGCTGATTTCATTGCTGGCCGCAGTTGATGCACTTTCTCGTGCGGATGATCTGGATGGCTTCAATAAACAG CTTGTTTTCGCTGTTTTCACTGGAGAGGCCTGGGGCTATCTTGGTAGCAGGAGATTTTTGCTTGAACTTGATCTGCAGTCTAATGCTGTTAGTGGTCTTAATTACTCATTGATTGAGAAG GTTGTGGAAATTGGATCTGTCGGAAAGGGCCTGAACCAAGGAGCTAAGAACTTTTTCATTCATACAACTGGG GTTTCATCTTCCACAAATGAGACATTGGACGCTGTGAGGCGTGCCCAAGATTCTGTCAAGTCTGAAAACATTACGATCTCGTCTGCAAATGCTTCAAATCCTGGGATACCTCCATCCTccttgatgacttttctgagaAAG AACTCTCTAACCTCTGGGGTTGTGTTAGAAGATTTTGATAATGTCTTCACCAACAAGTTCTACCACAGTCACCTTGATGATTTAT CAAATATCAACTCATCATCCATTGCGGCAGCTGCTTCCCTTGTAGCACGTGCCCTTTACATTCTTGCAAGTGACACCAAAAATTTAAGCAGTTCTGCTCTGACGTCTATCAACGTGAATGCTTCACTAGTTGAAGAACTAGTGGGTTGCCTGGTGGACTGTGAGCCAGGTCTTTCTTGTGATCTAGTGAAAAGCTATATATCACCAGCCAATACCTGCCCGAGCCATTATGTTGGCGTTATCCTTGATGAACCTTCCTCCACACCTGATCTGGGATACGTTGGTGACATTTCAAGGTTCGTTTGGAACTTCCTGGCCGAAAGAACTTCTATTCCGAAGGAAAATGCGAGCTCTGTTTGTACTCAAGACTGCAGTAATGATGGTGAAGTATGTATTAGAGCAGAAACAGAGGGAAAGGGTGTCTGTGTTGTCTCCACAACCAG ATATGTTCCGGCATACTCAACACGGTTGAAATTTGAATCTGGTGGAACGTGGACTGTGTTGCCTCCGAATAACTCTGACCCCATGGGGCTGTTGGACGCTGTTTGGACAGAGAGCAACTGGGATGTGATCGGGCTTCGGGTCTACACTGTCCAAAATTCTTCTTTCGATCGTCTCGTCTTGCTCGGGAGCATTGCTGTTACAGTCTTGGCTTACCTTGCAATAGTGATTTTCAAGGGCTGCGTGACGAAGGCTTTAAAACGCGATTGA
- the LOC103405999 gene encoding probable fructokinase-5: MANSVSPLIVAFGEMLIDFVPDTAGVSLAESTGFLKAAGGAPANVACAITKLGGKSAFVGKVGDDEFGHMLINILKKNGVNAEGVCVDKHARTALAFVTLKNDGEREFMFYRNPSADMLLKDSELNMGLIKQAKIFHYGSISLIAEPCRSAHMAAMKAAKEAGVLLSYDPNVRLPLWPSADAARQEIKSIWNQADFIKVSDDEVNFLTQGDSDKEDVVLSLWHDNLKLLVVTDGEKGCRYYTKKFKGKVAGFSVKAVDTTGAGDSFVGSFLLSMANDMSIFEDEAKLKEALSFANACGAICTTQKGAIPALPTQSDAHELISKSKAK; encoded by the exons ATGGCGAATTCAGTGAGTCCACTAATTGTAGCGTTCGGGGAGATGCTCATCGACTTTGTGCCAGACACGGCCGGAGTTTCGTTGGCCGAGTCCACGGGGTTCCTCAAGGCCGCCGGCGGTGCACCTGCCAATGTGGCTTGTGCCATCACCAAGCTTGGTGGTAAATCGGCTTTCGTTGGCAAG GTTGGAGATGACGAGTTCGGACACATGCTGATCAACATATTGAAGAAGAACGGGGTGAACGCAGAGGGAGTGTGCGTGGATAAGCATGCCAGAACAGCTTTGGCGTTCGTGACCTTGAAGAACGACGGTGAAAGGGAGTTCATGTTTTACCGGAACCCAAGTGCTGATATGTTGCTCAAGGATTCGGAGCTAAACATGGGTCTTATCAAGCAGGCTAAGATATTCCACTACGGATCCATAAGCCTCATAGCCGAGCCATGCAGATCGGCTCATATGGCAGCCATGAAAGCCGCTAAGGAAGCTGGCGTTTTGCTTTCCTACGATCCCAACGTCAGGTTGCCCCTCTGGCCCTCTGCTGATGCTGCTAGGCAGGAGATCAAGAGCATATGGAATCAGGCTGATTTCATCAAG GTGAGCGACGATGAGGTGAACTTCTTGACGCAAGGAGATTCTGATAAAGAAGATGTGGTTCTGTCCCTGTGGCATGACAACCTCAAACTGCTCGTGGTCACTGATGGTGAGAAGGGCTGCAGATATTACACTAAG AAATTCAAAGGAAAGGTGGCCGGCTTCTCAGTTAAAGCCGTGGACACAACCGGCGCCGGTGATTCTTTTGTTGGTTCATTTTTGCTTTCCATGGCCAATGATATGTCCATCTTTGAG gacgAAGCAAAATTGAAGGAGGCTCTGAGTTTTGCAAATGCTTGTGGAGCTATATGTACAACTCAAAAGGGTGCAATTCCAGCTCTTCCAACCCAGTCTGATGCCCATGAGCTCATTTCCAAGTCCAAAGCCAAATAG
- the LOC103406000 gene encoding nicastrin isoform X2, whose product MVMKFLQLLFLLSFQLRLSFSGHTSKMESVPDLQSSMYMTLDGYPCVRLLNLSGEIGCSNPGREKVVAPIIRLTNATELSQLSAVLLSVDEIQSFLARMLNDSNFAKNVAGVLVESRPELQNQLKVLLVLRVGFSPAQKFPQSEFAPYTSINYEWNPTGSGIMWNPYNFPVFLLSQTSTLTMQEAAIKNQKSKKSYTDDVAEFDLVMQTTKSGTHDSESCLKENTCLPLGGYSVWSSLPPINISSPEHSKPIILVLTSMDSASFFRDKALGADSPISGLISLLAAVDALSRADDLDGFNKQLVFAVFTGEAWGYLGSRRFLLELDLQSNAVSGLNYSLIEKVVEIGSVGKGLNQGAKNFFIHTTGVSSSTNETLDAVRRAQDSVKSENITISSANASNPGIPPSSLMTFLRKNSLTSGVVLEDFDNVFTNKFYHSHLDDLSNINSSSIAAAASLVARALYILASDTKNLSSSALTSINVNASLVEELVGCLVDCEPGLSCDLVKSYISPANTCPSHYVGVILDEPSSTPDLGYVGDISRFVWNFLAERTSIPKENASSVCTQDCSNDGEVCIRAETEGKGVCVVSTTRYVPAYSTRLKFESGGTWTVLPPNNSDPMGLLDAVWTESNWDVIGLRVYTVQNSSFDRLVLLGSIAVTVLAYLAIVIFKGCVTKALKRD is encoded by the exons GACATACAAGCAAGATGGAGTCAGTTCCTGATCTTCAGAGTTCAATGTATATGACACTTGATGGATATCCTTGTGTACGGCTACTCAATCTTTCTGGGGAGATTGGTTGTTCAA ATCCTGGAAGAGAGAAGGTTGTCGCTCCGATTATAAGATTGACCAATGCTACTGAGTTGTCTCAGTTATCTGCAGTTCTGTTGTCAGTGGatgaaattcaaagttttcttgCCAG AATGTTGAATGATTCAAATTTTGCTAAAAATGTTGCTGGTGTCTTGGTTGAATCCAGACCTGAGTTGCAAAATCAGTTGAAAG TGCTTCTGGTCTTGCGTGTAGGATTCTCTCCAGCTCAAAAGTTCCCACAATCTGAATTTGCTCCTTACACTAGCATCAACTATGAATGGAACCCAACT GGCTCTGGTATAATGTGGAACCCATATAACTTTCCTGTATTCTTACTCTCGCAGACTAGCACATTGACCATGCAGGAG GCTGCCATAAAGAATCAGAAGAGCAAGAAATCTTATACTGATGATGTGGCTGAGTTTGATCTGGTAATGCAG ACAACGAAATCTGGGACTCATGATTCCGAATCTTGTCTAAAGGAAAACACTTGCCTTCCCTTAGGTGGATACAG TGTTTGGTCATCACTTCCCCCAATCAACATTTCATCACCAGAACACTCCAAGCCCATTATACTTGTACTGACGTCAATGGATTCAGCTTCTTTTTTCCGTGATAAAGCACTCGGTGCCGACTCTCCTATATCT GGGCTGATTTCATTGCTGGCCGCAGTTGATGCACTTTCTCGTGCGGATGATCTGGATGGCTTCAATAAACAG CTTGTTTTCGCTGTTTTCACTGGAGAGGCCTGGGGCTATCTTGGTAGCAGGAGATTTTTGCTTGAACTTGATCTGCAGTCTAATGCTGTTAGTGGTCTTAATTACTCATTGATTGAGAAG GTTGTGGAAATTGGATCTGTCGGAAAGGGCCTGAACCAAGGAGCTAAGAACTTTTTCATTCATACAACTGGG GTTTCATCTTCCACAAATGAGACATTGGACGCTGTGAGGCGTGCCCAAGATTCTGTCAAGTCTGAAAACATTACGATCTCGTCTGCAAATGCTTCAAATCCTGGGATACCTCCATCCTccttgatgacttttctgagaAAG AACTCTCTAACCTCTGGGGTTGTGTTAGAAGATTTTGATAATGTCTTCACCAACAAGTTCTACCACAGTCACCTTGATGATTTAT CAAATATCAACTCATCATCCATTGCGGCAGCTGCTTCCCTTGTAGCACGTGCCCTTTACATTCTTGCAAGTGACACCAAAAATTTAAGCAGTTCTGCTCTGACGTCTATCAACGTGAATGCTTCACTAGTTGAAGAACTAGTGGGTTGCCTGGTGGACTGTGAGCCAGGTCTTTCTTGTGATCTAGTGAAAAGCTATATATCACCAGCCAATACCTGCCCGAGCCATTATGTTGGCGTTATCCTTGATGAACCTTCCTCCACACCTGATCTGGGATACGTTGGTGACATTTCAAGGTTCGTTTGGAACTTCCTGGCCGAAAGAACTTCTATTCCGAAGGAAAATGCGAGCTCTGTTTGTACTCAAGACTGCAGTAATGATGGTGAAGTATGTATTAGAGCAGAAACAGAGGGAAAGGGTGTCTGTGTTGTCTCCACAACCAG ATATGTTCCGGCATACTCAACACGGTTGAAATTTGAATCTGGTGGAACGTGGACTGTGTTGCCTCCGAATAACTCTGACCCCATGGGGCTGTTGGACGCTGTTTGGACAGAGAGCAACTGGGATGTGATCGGGCTTCGGGTCTACACTGTCCAAAATTCTTCTTTCGATCGTCTCGTCTTGCTCGGGAGCATTGCTGTTACAGTCTTGGCTTACCTTGCAATAGTGATTTTCAAGGGCTGCGTGACGAAGGCTTTAAAACGCGATTGA
- the LOC103406000 gene encoding nicastrin isoform X3 has translation MVMKFLQLLFLLSFQLRLSFSEILGHTSKMESVPDLQSSMYMTLDGYPCVRLLNLSGEIGCSNPGREKVVAPIIRLTNATELSQLSAVLLSVDEIQSFLARMLNDSNFAKNVAGVLVESRPELQNQLKGFSPAQKFPQSEFAPYTSINYEWNPTGSGIMWNPYNFPVFLLSQTSTLTMQEAAIKNQKSKKSYTDDVAEFDLVMQTTKSGTHDSESCLKENTCLPLGGYSVWSSLPPINISSPEHSKPIILVLTSMDSASFFRDKALGADSPISGLISLLAAVDALSRADDLDGFNKQLVFAVFTGEAWGYLGSRRFLLELDLQSNAVSGLNYSLIEKVVEIGSVGKGLNQGAKNFFIHTTGVSSSTNETLDAVRRAQDSVKSENITISSANASNPGIPPSSLMTFLRKNSLTSGVVLEDFDNVFTNKFYHSHLDDLSNINSSSIAAAASLVARALYILASDTKNLSSSALTSINVNASLVEELVGCLVDCEPGLSCDLVKSYISPANTCPSHYVGVILDEPSSTPDLGYVGDISRFVWNFLAERTSIPKENASSVCTQDCSNDGEVCIRAETEGKGVCVVSTTRYVPAYSTRLKFESGGTWTVLPPNNSDPMGLLDAVWTESNWDVIGLRVYTVQNSSFDRLVLLGSIAVTVLAYLAIVIFKGCVTKALKRD, from the exons AAATTTTAGGACATACAAGCAAGATGGAGTCAGTTCCTGATCTTCAGAGTTCAATGTATATGACACTTGATGGATATCCTTGTGTACGGCTACTCAATCTTTCTGGGGAGATTGGTTGTTCAA ATCCTGGAAGAGAGAAGGTTGTCGCTCCGATTATAAGATTGACCAATGCTACTGAGTTGTCTCAGTTATCTGCAGTTCTGTTGTCAGTGGatgaaattcaaagttttcttgCCAG AATGTTGAATGATTCAAATTTTGCTAAAAATGTTGCTGGTGTCTTGGTTGAATCCAGACCTGAGTTGCAAAATCAGTTGAAAG GATTCTCTCCAGCTCAAAAGTTCCCACAATCTGAATTTGCTCCTTACACTAGCATCAACTATGAATGGAACCCAACT GGCTCTGGTATAATGTGGAACCCATATAACTTTCCTGTATTCTTACTCTCGCAGACTAGCACATTGACCATGCAGGAG GCTGCCATAAAGAATCAGAAGAGCAAGAAATCTTATACTGATGATGTGGCTGAGTTTGATCTGGTAATGCAG ACAACGAAATCTGGGACTCATGATTCCGAATCTTGTCTAAAGGAAAACACTTGCCTTCCCTTAGGTGGATACAG TGTTTGGTCATCACTTCCCCCAATCAACATTTCATCACCAGAACACTCCAAGCCCATTATACTTGTACTGACGTCAATGGATTCAGCTTCTTTTTTCCGTGATAAAGCACTCGGTGCCGACTCTCCTATATCT GGGCTGATTTCATTGCTGGCCGCAGTTGATGCACTTTCTCGTGCGGATGATCTGGATGGCTTCAATAAACAG CTTGTTTTCGCTGTTTTCACTGGAGAGGCCTGGGGCTATCTTGGTAGCAGGAGATTTTTGCTTGAACTTGATCTGCAGTCTAATGCTGTTAGTGGTCTTAATTACTCATTGATTGAGAAG GTTGTGGAAATTGGATCTGTCGGAAAGGGCCTGAACCAAGGAGCTAAGAACTTTTTCATTCATACAACTGGG GTTTCATCTTCCACAAATGAGACATTGGACGCTGTGAGGCGTGCCCAAGATTCTGTCAAGTCTGAAAACATTACGATCTCGTCTGCAAATGCTTCAAATCCTGGGATACCTCCATCCTccttgatgacttttctgagaAAG AACTCTCTAACCTCTGGGGTTGTGTTAGAAGATTTTGATAATGTCTTCACCAACAAGTTCTACCACAGTCACCTTGATGATTTAT CAAATATCAACTCATCATCCATTGCGGCAGCTGCTTCCCTTGTAGCACGTGCCCTTTACATTCTTGCAAGTGACACCAAAAATTTAAGCAGTTCTGCTCTGACGTCTATCAACGTGAATGCTTCACTAGTTGAAGAACTAGTGGGTTGCCTGGTGGACTGTGAGCCAGGTCTTTCTTGTGATCTAGTGAAAAGCTATATATCACCAGCCAATACCTGCCCGAGCCATTATGTTGGCGTTATCCTTGATGAACCTTCCTCCACACCTGATCTGGGATACGTTGGTGACATTTCAAGGTTCGTTTGGAACTTCCTGGCCGAAAGAACTTCTATTCCGAAGGAAAATGCGAGCTCTGTTTGTACTCAAGACTGCAGTAATGATGGTGAAGTATGTATTAGAGCAGAAACAGAGGGAAAGGGTGTCTGTGTTGTCTCCACAACCAG ATATGTTCCGGCATACTCAACACGGTTGAAATTTGAATCTGGTGGAACGTGGACTGTGTTGCCTCCGAATAACTCTGACCCCATGGGGCTGTTGGACGCTGTTTGGACAGAGAGCAACTGGGATGTGATCGGGCTTCGGGTCTACACTGTCCAAAATTCTTCTTTCGATCGTCTCGTCTTGCTCGGGAGCATTGCTGTTACAGTCTTGGCTTACCTTGCAATAGTGATTTTCAAGGGCTGCGTGACGAAGGCTTTAAAACGCGATTGA